The Paenibacillus sp. RUD330 genome has a segment encoding these proteins:
- a CDS encoding DNA cytosine methyltransferase → MKVIDLFAGVGGMSLGATKAGFSMAGAVELDPIAIETHELNFPKSTHLKCDVTSLTGDDLRRELKLNRGEPIGIIGGPPCQGFSSMGRRDIEDPRNSLFIHYFRIVSELQPDFFVAENVLGILDSKYDKIREDAFALLKKKYTVLQPVMISAKDVGAPTTRTRVFFIGIKKSYKLPAPKIEFGIQLEKYNYVRDALFGLTDEVNFNEENWVNTEKHQDSYSTKISKLIPEGVGDPTSIERFLIKSEISGMVGTRHTEEVIRRFELVLEGQTDKVSRAPRLRQDGFCPTLRAGTNKDRGSYQAVRPIHPTQNRVITPREAARLQGFPDWFQFHKTKWHSFRQIGNSVSPIVAEHILNRIKEHLFKT, encoded by the coding sequence GTAATTGATTTATTTGCTGGTGTCGGAGGCATGAGTCTTGGAGCGACAAAGGCCGGGTTTTCAATGGCCGGTGCTGTGGAGTTAGACCCAATCGCAATAGAAACGCACGAATTAAATTTTCCTAAGAGCACTCACTTAAAATGTGATGTAACTAGCTTGACCGGAGACGACTTAAGACGCGAATTGAAATTAAATCGTGGAGAGCCTATTGGAATAATTGGTGGTCCTCCATGCCAAGGGTTTAGTTCAATGGGGAGAAGAGATATTGAAGACCCGCGCAACTCCTTGTTTATTCATTATTTCCGAATAGTTAGCGAATTACAACCTGACTTTTTTGTTGCAGAAAATGTCCTTGGTATACTTGATTCCAAATATGATAAAATTAGGGAAGACGCGTTTGCATTGTTGAAAAAGAAGTATACAGTTTTGCAACCTGTGATGATTAGCGCAAAAGATGTTGGAGCACCAACAACTCGAACTCGGGTTTTCTTTATTGGGATTAAAAAAAGTTATAAATTGCCTGCACCAAAAATTGAATTTGGAATTCAGTTGGAAAAATACAATTACGTAAGAGATGCGCTTTTTGGATTGACGGACGAAGTTAATTTTAATGAAGAGAATTGGGTTAATACTGAGAAGCATCAGGATTCATACAGTACTAAAATCTCAAAATTAATTCCTGAAGGAGTAGGGGATCCAACATCAATTGAACGTTTTCTCATTAAGTCTGAAATATCTGGCATGGTGGGAACAAGGCATACTGAAGAAGTTATTCGGAGGTTTGAGTTGGTATTGGAAGGACAAACTGATAAGGTCTCTAGAGCTCCAAGGCTTAGACAAGATGGCTTTTGTCCTACGTTAAGAGCAGGTACTAATAAAGATAGAGGCTCTTATCAAGCAGTAAGACCCATACACCCTACTCAGAATAGAGTCATCACTCCAAGAGAAGCGGCCAGACTACAAGGTTTTCCTGATTGGTTTCAGTTTCATAAAACCAAATGGCATAGTTTTAGACAGATTGGGAATAGTGTCTCCCCAATTGTAGCGGAACATATCTTGAATCGTATAAAAGAACATCTATTTAAAACGTAG
- a CDS encoding ATP-binding protein — protein MDELNEEMRIKASPTKEFFLYMLTKDILIESAIAELVDNSVDGARAIQETNESKFIDKNIRIELNKSYFKIEDNCGGIPVDIARKYAFRFGRPSIIEKQGRTIGHFGVGMKRALFKMGNYFKIESRTIDSYFVVEEDINEWLAKDEEDWDFKFKEMKENFPLREGEETGTTIIVSRLHETVSEKFALENFEKRVKMTLQTDHQISLQNGLVITLNGIPLTFEPTGLLSSLDLQPAHMSTTFNIDESILNVSIYAGLSKSEPEKAGWYVYCNGRLILEADKTEVTGWKDGIPRFHNQFARFRGYILFDADDPKVLPWNTTKTGLDVTSKSFIIARQEMLNLMRPIIDFLNKLESEKKNKEDDSPTQLEIILDKAVTVEVDKIKTEQVFIAPQPKPESKIIKIEMGKIRYEKSKEELEIVKKKLKAKTYTEIGEKTFDYFFKMECED, from the coding sequence ATGGATGAACTAAATGAAGAGATGAGAATTAAAGCTTCGCCAACTAAAGAGTTCTTTTTATATATGCTAACCAAAGACATTTTAATTGAAAGTGCAATTGCTGAGCTTGTTGATAATAGTGTTGATGGTGCTCGGGCAATTCAAGAAACAAATGAAAGTAAGTTTATAGATAAGAATATTAGAATTGAACTAAATAAAAGTTATTTTAAGATTGAAGACAACTGCGGTGGCATCCCCGTAGATATTGCTCGAAAATATGCTTTTAGATTTGGAAGACCAAGTATTATAGAAAAACAAGGAAGAACTATTGGTCACTTTGGAGTTGGAATGAAGCGTGCATTATTTAAAATGGGAAATTATTTTAAAATCGAATCCCGTACTATAGATTCATACTTTGTGGTTGAAGAAGATATTAATGAATGGTTAGCTAAGGACGAGGAAGATTGGGATTTTAAGTTTAAAGAGATGAAAGAGAATTTTCCCTTAAGGGAGGGAGAGGAAACCGGAACGACAATTATTGTAAGTCGGCTACATGAAACTGTATCTGAAAAGTTTGCTCTAGAGAATTTTGAAAAAAGAGTTAAGATGACTTTACAAACAGACCATCAAATCAGTTTGCAGAACGGTCTTGTTATTACGTTAAATGGAATACCGTTGACATTTGAACCCACAGGTCTTCTTAGTTCTTTGGATCTGCAACCTGCACATATGAGTACTACTTTCAATATCGATGAATCAATTCTCAATGTTAGTATCTACGCTGGTTTAAGCAAATCAGAACCAGAAAAGGCAGGCTGGTACGTATATTGTAACGGAAGGCTTATTTTAGAGGCTGATAAAACGGAAGTTACAGGATGGAAAGACGGAATTCCAAGATTTCATAATCAATTTGCAAGATTTAGAGGATATATTTTATTTGATGCAGATGACCCAAAAGTGTTGCCATGGAACACTACTAAAACTGGTTTGGATGTAACATCAAAAAGTTTTATTATTGCGAGACAAGAAATGTTAAATTTAATGAGGCCAATAATAGATTTTCTCAATAAACTCGAAAGTGAAAAGAAGAATAAAGAAGATGATAGCCCAACCCAATTAGAAATTATATTGGACAAAGCCGTCACTGTTGAAGTTGATAAAATTAAAACTGAACAAGTTTTTATTGCCCCTCAACCAAAACCGGAATCCAAAATAATAAAAATTGAGATGGGAAAAATTAGGTATGAAAAGTCTAAAGAAGAACTAGAAATTGTAAAGAAAAAGCTGAAAGCAAAGACCTACACCGAAATCGGAGAAAAAACATTCGATTATTTCTTCAAGATGGAGTGTGAGGATTAA
- a CDS encoding O-methyltransferase translates to MPSYNKINYDLRPAKSIERKMINESLRKLSTFQSIESYRYIGFGSLYFSDFSLFHRELNLTDMNSIEHTNSPKEQIRINFNRPFNCINMFYDESSNVLPRFHWDDTCTITWLDYDYDLNKEILDDIRIVTNKSCSGSIIIVTVKADPPSFQDEEGELNLDQAFPKFFSRFKERIGEDKLPSDVTYRNLRGWDFAKVCRRIINNEILEALQARNVARPGTQKMSYKQLYNFHYSDGAKMITVGGLLYNQGQSDKVTSCGFQNLNFIKEDEEPFKIEIPMLTYKELKHLNSQFPQSDLTDLESIGIPKKDIERYHSIYRYFPNFLDAGN, encoded by the coding sequence GTGCCAAGCTACAACAAGATAAATTACGATTTAAGGCCTGCTAAATCAATAGAAAGAAAAATGATAAATGAATCATTAAGGAAATTAAGTACGTTTCAAAGTATTGAGTCTTATAGGTACATTGGATTTGGTTCTCTATACTTCAGTGATTTCAGTTTATTTCATAGAGAATTAAATTTAACGGATATGAATAGTATTGAACATACCAATAGTCCAAAAGAACAAATTAGAATAAATTTTAATAGACCATTTAATTGTATAAATATGTTTTATGATGAGTCGTCTAATGTATTACCACGATTTCACTGGGACGATACTTGCACGATAACTTGGTTGGATTATGACTACGATCTTAATAAAGAAATCCTCGACGATATTCGAATAGTAACTAATAAATCTTGCTCTGGCAGCATAATAATCGTGACGGTTAAAGCAGACCCCCCATCCTTTCAAGATGAAGAAGGAGAATTAAATTTAGATCAGGCTTTCCCGAAATTTTTTTCGCGTTTTAAGGAACGAATTGGAGAGGATAAATTACCTTCGGATGTAACTTACCGAAATCTAAGAGGATGGGACTTTGCAAAAGTTTGTCGTCGTATAATAAACAATGAAATACTAGAAGCCCTTCAAGCTAGAAATGTGGCACGTCCTGGCACTCAAAAAATGAGTTACAAGCAATTATATAACTTTCACTATTCTGATGGTGCTAAAATGATAACTGTGGGAGGACTTCTTTACAATCAAGGGCAGTCAGATAAGGTTACCTCTTGTGGTTTTCAAAATCTTAATTTTATAAAGGAAGACGAAGAGCCCTTCAAAATTGAAATTCCTATGCTTACATATAAAGAATTAAAGCATTTAAACTCTCAATTTCCTCAAAGTGATCTAACTGACTTAGAGTCTATTGGTATACCTAAAAAGGATATTGAACGCTATCATTCTATTTATAGATACTTTCCTAATTTCTTAGATGCTGGGAACTAA
- a CDS encoding sugar ABC transporter permease, which produces MDKTIIKTAKAKRTPRVRSAARRRETLSGYIFIGPMFLGLLVLTILPTLLTFILGFSDWSFISGVDKLSFTGFKNFSRLFDDDVFLTSLKNNLYLLLVVPIQLIISLVLAVIIDRLVYLKGLFKIVFFMPYISSIVAVSICFQLLFQPSYGPINQFLRSLGVRNPPTWLADIHYALPSVMIIMVWVGIGFCLIVYMAALQSIPKDLYESADIDGAGAWTRFTRITFPMVSPTTFFLLVTGFISSFKAFDIIKVLTEGKPAYSTSVVTYYLYTTAFENLKTGYASSMALILFGFVLLITLFQLYGQKKWVNY; this is translated from the coding sequence ATGGACAAGACGATCATAAAAACGGCCAAGGCCAAGCGGACGCCGCGCGTCCGTTCGGCCGCGCGGCGGAGGGAGACGCTCTCGGGCTACATCTTCATCGGACCGATGTTTCTGGGTTTGCTGGTTCTGACGATCCTACCGACCCTTCTTACCTTTATTCTCGGCTTTTCGGATTGGAGCTTTATTTCCGGCGTCGACAAGCTCAGCTTCACCGGCTTCAAAAACTTCTCCAGGCTGTTCGACGACGACGTCTTCCTCACATCGCTGAAGAACAACCTCTACCTGCTGCTCGTCGTCCCTATCCAGCTGATCATTTCCCTGGTCCTCGCGGTCATCATCGACAGGCTGGTCTATTTGAAGGGCCTCTTCAAAATCGTCTTCTTCATGCCGTATATCTCCAGCATCGTGGCCGTCTCGATCTGCTTCCAGCTGCTCTTCCAGCCTTCCTACGGCCCGATCAATCAATTTCTGCGTTCTCTCGGCGTGCGCAACCCTCCCACCTGGCTCGCGGATATCCACTATGCGCTGCCTTCCGTCATGATCATCATGGTGTGGGTTGGAATCGGCTTCTGCCTGATCGTCTATATGGCGGCTCTGCAATCCATCCCCAAGGATCTGTACGAATCGGCGGACATCGACGGCGCCGGCGCATGGACTCGGTTCACCCGGATCACCTTCCCGATGGTGTCTCCGACGACGTTCTTTTTGCTCGTCACCGGCTTCATCAGCTCCTTCAAGGCGTTCGACATCATCAAGGTCCTGACCGAAGGGAAGCCGGCTTACTCCACCTCCGTCGTGACCTACTATCTCTATACGACGGCGTTCGAAAATCTCAAGACCGGTTATGCCTCCTCCATGGCGCTGATCTTGTTCGGATTTGTCCTCCTGATTACGCTTTTCCAGCTGTACGGGCAAAAGAAATGGGTCAACTACTGA
- a CDS encoding carbohydrate ABC transporter permease, whose amino-acid sequence MDKQQRGVRTAATIVMLLAGAAFITPFLWMISASFKPEIDVFNYPVEWIPKHWNIYANYREVWFGEHPFGTYYWNTIKVSTLTTVVSVLVSSMAAYGFAHVDFKGRNVMFLVVLMTFMVPSYSIIVPQFLLFRWLHLFDSHLGLILIGSFSALGTFMLRQFFLGIHRDYLEAARLDGAGHARIFLQITLPLVKPALATYGILRFIWTWNDYANPLIFLRSDRLSTIQLGIQKFASESGVYYSLIMAGTVSAILPLIVIFVIGQKQVIEGIATGGVKG is encoded by the coding sequence ATGGATAAACAGCAAAGAGGCGTCCGGACGGCCGCCACAATCGTGATGCTGCTCGCAGGCGCCGCCTTCATCACGCCGTTCCTGTGGATGATCTCGGCTTCGTTCAAGCCCGAGATCGATGTGTTCAATTATCCGGTCGAATGGATTCCGAAGCATTGGAACATCTACGCCAATTACCGCGAGGTGTGGTTCGGCGAGCATCCCTTCGGCACCTATTATTGGAATACAATCAAGGTAAGCACGCTTACGACGGTCGTTTCCGTCCTGGTGTCGAGCATGGCCGCCTATGGATTCGCGCATGTGGACTTCAAGGGCAGGAACGTCATGTTCCTCGTCGTGCTCATGACGTTCATGGTGCCGAGCTATTCCATCATCGTGCCGCAGTTCCTCCTATTCCGATGGCTGCATCTGTTCGACAGCCACCTTGGCCTCATCCTGATCGGCTCCTTCAGCGCCTTGGGCACCTTCATGCTCCGCCAGTTCTTTCTCGGCATCCACAGGGATTACCTGGAGGCGGCCAGGCTGGACGGCGCCGGGCATGCCCGCATCTTCCTGCAGATCACGCTGCCGCTGGTGAAGCCCGCGCTGGCCACATACGGCATCCTGCGGTTCATCTGGACCTGGAACGACTACGCCAATCCGCTCATCTTCCTGCGCAGCGACCGCCTCTCGACGATCCAGCTCGGCATCCAGAAATTCGCTTCGGAGAGCGGAGTCTACTATTCTCTAATCATGGCAGGGACCGTCTCGGCCATCCTGCCCCTCATCGTCATCTTTGTCATCGGGCAAAAGCAGGTCATCGAAGGCATCGCGACGGGCGGCGTAAAAGGGTAA
- a CDS encoding extracellular solute-binding protein: MKKKWLSAAAAALLATGLLSGCGNGSTNGAASPKETGGASPSSSAPAAKEPVSIKFLGWEKASVYQPAIDAFQQANPDIKVDYVPLVENDSNETIKKIDLMYASDDDFDVFTLNSAPAFAQRGASGMLEPMDGYLAKEGVKYEDEYKAEQQKLDGKRYSLPGKFGPWMILLNKELLDAANLKVPKSWTWDEFRDYAKKLTKGEGANKTYGAHFHEWKDYFLLKLYSASRDQGIMKDDGQTLNADNPLMKQSLELRYEMEKTDKSATPYQDVITQKIPYRNQFFQQKAAMLPTGPWMVAEAGGTDKIPATFVSAFAPWPTNAAGDDVYSFGGADPLVISSHSKHKEESYRFLRYLSTEGMALTNQFSAWKKADIDQEVDRIVSATQSPDKIDKASLINVLSVTKLPIPPITVSYAGDLEKAYIAEADTYMLGNNDIDKTMASIKANLQKIIDANK; this comes from the coding sequence ATGAAAAAGAAATGGTTGTCGGCCGCTGCGGCCGCGCTGCTGGCGACAGGCCTGCTGTCCGGCTGCGGCAACGGATCCACGAACGGCGCAGCCTCGCCCAAGGAGACTGGCGGCGCGAGTCCGAGCTCCAGCGCTCCTGCCGCCAAGGAGCCCGTCTCCATCAAGTTCCTCGGCTGGGAGAAGGCATCCGTCTATCAGCCCGCCATCGACGCCTTCCAGCAAGCGAATCCCGATATCAAAGTCGACTATGTTCCGCTCGTCGAGAACGATTCGAACGAAACGATCAAGAAGATCGATCTGATGTACGCTTCGGACGACGATTTCGACGTCTTCACGCTCAACTCGGCTCCAGCCTTCGCGCAGCGCGGCGCAAGCGGCATGCTCGAGCCGATGGACGGCTACCTGGCCAAGGAAGGCGTCAAGTATGAGGACGAGTACAAGGCGGAGCAGCAGAAGCTGGACGGCAAGCGTTATTCCCTTCCGGGAAAGTTCGGGCCGTGGATGATCCTTCTGAACAAGGAGCTGCTGGACGCGGCGAACCTCAAGGTGCCGAAGAGCTGGACCTGGGATGAATTCCGGGACTACGCCAAGAAGCTGACCAAGGGCGAAGGCGCGAACAAGACCTACGGCGCGCATTTCCATGAATGGAAGGATTATTTCCTGCTGAAGCTCTATAGCGCATCCAGGGATCAAGGCATCATGAAGGACGACGGCCAGACGCTCAATGCCGACAACCCGCTGATGAAGCAGTCGCTCGAGCTGCGCTACGAGATGGAGAAGACGGATAAGTCAGCGACGCCTTATCAGGACGTCATTACGCAGAAGATCCCTTACCGCAATCAGTTCTTCCAGCAAAAAGCCGCCATGCTCCCGACCGGACCATGGATGGTAGCCGAAGCCGGCGGCACCGACAAGATTCCGGCGACCTTCGTATCGGCATTCGCGCCTTGGCCGACCAACGCGGCCGGAGACGACGTCTACTCGTTCGGCGGAGCCGATCCGCTCGTCATCTCTTCCCATTCCAAGCACAAGGAAGAATCCTACCGGTTCCTGCGCTACCTGTCGACGGAAGGAATGGCGCTGACCAACCAGTTCTCGGCTTGGAAGAAGGCCGACATCGACCAGGAGGTCGACCGGATCGTGAGCGCGACGCAGTCGCCGGACAAAATCGACAAGGCATCGCTGATCAACGTCCTGAGCGTGACGAAGCTGCCGATCCCGCCGATCACGGTGTCCTACGCAGGCGATCTGGAGAAGGCTTATATTGCGGAAGCGGACACGTACATGCTCGGCAATAATGACATCGATAAGACGATGGCTTCCATCAAGGCGAACCTGCAAAAAATTATAGATGCAAACAAGTAG
- a CDS encoding sensor histidine kinase codes for MRMPLMSWRQKLIVMSLLCLAVPSVITLILLGLYAKNELKAKAVEKAEQSLEVAELYTSNIMQDMVNAFNSIQYDSETITDMRIAWNKYKQDGTGKVDFFSFRHLSEKLDRITFFGGETYVTILLPNGLYFTNYSTYDNSLGFMYKEKWLEEMAAEPGNTTAWLGTQRNYIRSEADKYPNVVTIIRKFQLYNNGVSAYIILSKPEGQFRQIFSRYEGDPVLMLLDKNGTIVSHTDPSQIGAKAPVSAPPQGQNGRSEWNGADYLTVSHALPFAGWSLLSLTPYDKVTSGIGSMFNRTFVLQLSFFLLFALLLLYFLSQWTKPVIRLARTASKVEKGFLDERSGVRGRHEVGFLGLAFDRMLDRISDMIVQIEEEQTRKRMAELELLQAQINPHFLFNTLNSIRMQVILKGEEEIGGIIGSLSTLLRMTINRNNEYIPLHEEVATVGHYMQLMNFRHHEQAKLTVNLASDTLLASIPRFTLQPLVENAYIHGLRQKSGEIAITSWKRQATLFIQIHDDGIGMAEEALERFRSGAPMSGIGLRNVKERLQIMYGIRFEMEMTSEPGAGLRIILKIPLQGREELIHA; via the coding sequence ATGCGCATGCCGTTGATGAGCTGGAGGCAGAAGCTGATCGTAATGTCTCTGCTCTGTCTTGCCGTGCCATCCGTCATCACCCTCATCCTGCTTGGGCTGTATGCCAAAAACGAGCTGAAGGCCAAGGCGGTCGAGAAGGCGGAGCAGTCGCTGGAAGTGGCCGAGCTGTATACGTCCAATATCATGCAGGATATGGTAAACGCTTTCAACTCGATCCAATACGACAGCGAGACGATTACGGATATGCGCATCGCCTGGAACAAATACAAGCAGGACGGAACGGGAAAGGTCGATTTCTTCTCGTTCCGGCATCTCTCGGAGAAGCTGGACCGGATCACCTTTTTCGGCGGAGAGACCTATGTGACCATTCTGCTGCCCAATGGCCTGTACTTCACGAATTATTCGACCTACGACAACAGCCTTGGCTTCATGTACAAGGAGAAGTGGCTGGAGGAGATGGCCGCCGAGCCGGGCAACACGACCGCCTGGCTGGGCACGCAGCGCAACTACATCCGATCGGAAGCCGACAAATATCCGAATGTGGTCACGATCATCCGCAAGTTCCAGCTGTACAACAACGGCGTGAGCGCCTATATCATCCTGAGCAAGCCCGAAGGCCAGTTCCGGCAAATATTCTCTCGATACGAAGGCGACCCGGTGCTGATGCTGCTGGATAAAAACGGGACGATCGTCTCCCATACCGACCCGTCGCAAATCGGGGCCAAGGCTCCGGTATCAGCCCCGCCGCAGGGACAGAACGGCCGCTCCGAATGGAACGGAGCCGACTATTTGACGGTAAGCCACGCGCTGCCCTTCGCCGGGTGGAGCCTGCTCAGCCTCACTCCGTACGACAAAGTCACGAGCGGAATCGGCAGCATGTTCAATCGGACGTTCGTGCTGCAGCTTTCCTTCTTCCTGCTGTTCGCCCTTCTGCTGCTCTATTTTCTCAGCCAATGGACGAAGCCCGTCATCCGGCTCGCGCGGACGGCCTCCAAGGTCGAGAAAGGATTTCTGGACGAGCGCTCGGGCGTCAGAGGGCGGCATGAGGTCGGATTCCTGGGGCTTGCCTTCGACCGCATGCTGGATCGCATCTCGGACATGATCGTGCAGATCGAGGAGGAGCAGACCCGCAAGCGGATGGCCGAGCTCGAGCTTCTGCAGGCGCAGATCAACCCCCATTTTCTGTTCAATACGCTCAACTCCATCCGAATGCAGGTCATTCTGAAGGGCGAAGAGGAAATCGGGGGCATAATCGGCTCGCTGTCCACGCTGCTGCGCATGACGATCAACCGCAACAACGAGTATATTCCGCTGCACGAAGAGGTCGCTACCGTCGGGCATTACATGCAGCTGATGAACTTCCGGCATCATGAGCAGGCGAAGCTCACCGTCAATCTGGCCTCGGACACGCTGCTGGCGTCGATTCCGCGGTTCACTTTGCAACCGCTTGTGGAGAATGCTTACATCCACGGCCTTCGCCAAAAGAGCGGAGAGATCGCCATTACCTCCTGGAAGCGGCAGGCGACGCTCTTCATTCAAATCCACGACGACGGCATCGGCATGGCCGAAGAGGCGCTGGAGCGGTTCCGCAGCGGCGCCCCGATGTCCGGCATCGGCCTCAGGAACGTGAAGGAGCGGCTGCAGATCATGTATGGAATCCGGTTCGAGATGGAGATGACGAGCGAGCCTGGAGCCGGCTTGAGAATCATCCTGAAAATTCCGCTGCAGGGCAGGGAGGAGCTCATCCATGCATAA
- a CDS encoding helix-turn-helix domain-containing protein, with the protein MHKAILVDDDVAVLAFLKELVPWEDFGFELAGTYRNALDALDACRGGYPDLIMTDIGMPELDGLSFIRRAQSEGAKSRFVILSCHDEFHYAQQAVQLGVQDYMLKESLTRQGIAEMIRKVQLKIEEDQSLRIKVDRLSIQAGKSKAAAKEQWLREVLSSAYADPSTLLEQLREHGLPARLEHFIPLMFRSHRNQEAMKRYRQEDAVRFIVENAAEELLRDEPDMLFMGHAGSAFFLLYGYRRDLARNPYEHAASAAGKLQRAFAGVLKLEYSVAIGEEASTGASLRRQLIELQEAGERLFYSEGPIAVKKAELQREWNREDPFAYHFHYAERFGRLLLETGDDVGPAVEAFIGLMAERRFQPAAVKQLAWKLALDLLLKLRLGMAYDKERVQQEIGRMMHVSELRDWLAKFLAEAVSQAGRIASSSKKTEIVDAQNYIRLHLSRKISLEEAAEYLHLNPSYFSRLFKKETGENFIEFVNRMKMERAMALISDNGKSVEEAAFSLGYDNKSYFIKLFKQHHGISPSRIV; encoded by the coding sequence ATGCATAAAGCCATTCTGGTGGACGATGATGTGGCCGTGCTGGCCTTTCTCAAGGAGCTCGTGCCTTGGGAGGATTTCGGCTTCGAGCTGGCGGGGACCTATAGAAACGCGCTGGATGCTCTTGATGCGTGCCGAGGGGGATACCCCGACCTGATCATGACCGATATCGGCATGCCGGAGCTGGACGGACTCAGCTTCATTCGGAGGGCGCAGTCCGAGGGGGCCAAGAGCCGGTTCGTCATCCTGTCCTGCCACGATGAGTTCCATTACGCCCAGCAGGCTGTTCAGCTTGGCGTTCAGGATTACATGCTCAAGGAGTCGCTGACCCGTCAGGGCATCGCGGAAATGATCCGCAAGGTTCAGCTCAAGATCGAAGAGGATCAGAGCCTGAGGATCAAGGTGGACCGGCTCAGCATCCAGGCGGGCAAGAGCAAGGCGGCAGCCAAGGAGCAGTGGCTGAGAGAGGTTCTCTCGTCTGCCTATGCCGATCCTTCGACTTTGCTGGAGCAGCTGCGGGAGCATGGACTGCCCGCCCGCCTGGAACATTTCATCCCGCTGATGTTCCGCTCCCACCGGAATCAGGAGGCGATGAAGCGCTACCGTCAGGAGGATGCCGTCAGGTTCATCGTGGAGAATGCGGCCGAGGAGCTGCTGCGGGACGAGCCGGACATGCTGTTCATGGGGCATGCGGGAAGCGCGTTTTTCCTGCTCTACGGGTACAGGAGAGACTTGGCGCGCAATCCCTACGAGCATGCCGCCTCCGCTGCCGGGAAGCTGCAGCGGGCGTTCGCCGGCGTGCTGAAGCTGGAGTATTCCGTTGCGATCGGAGAGGAAGCCTCGACGGGAGCAAGCCTCAGGCGGCAGCTGATCGAGCTGCAGGAAGCCGGAGAGCGGCTGTTCTATTCCGAAGGGCCGATCGCGGTCAAGAAGGCTGAGCTGCAGCGGGAATGGAATCGGGAGGATCCCTTCGCCTATCATTTCCACTACGCGGAGCGCTTCGGCCGCCTGCTGCTGGAGACGGGCGACGACGTCGGCCCGGCCGTGGAGGCGTTCATCGGCTTGATGGCGGAACGCCGGTTCCAGCCTGCGGCCGTCAAGCAGCTGGCCTGGAAGCTTGCCCTCGACCTGCTGCTCAAGCTGCGGCTCGGAATGGCTTACGACAAGGAGAGGGTGCAGCAGGAGATCGGCCGCATGATGCATGTCAGCGAGCTCAGGGACTGGCTGGCCAAGTTTTTGGCGGAAGCCGTCTCCCAGGCCGGACGAATCGCGAGCAGCAGCAAAAAGACCGAGATCGTGGATGCGCAAAACTACATCCGGCTGCACCTGAGCCGGAAGATCTCGCTCGAAGAGGCGGCGGAATACCTGCATCTGAATCCCAGTTATTTCAGCCGCCTCTTCAAGAAAGAGACCGGAGAAAACTTCATCGAGTTCGTGAACCGGATGAAGATGGAGCGGGCGATGGCTCTCATCAGCGATAATGGAAAGTCGGTGGAAGAGGCGGCATTTTCGCTTGGGTACGATAACAAAAGCTACTTCATCAAGCTGTTCAAGCAGCATCACGGAATCTCGCCCAGCCGAATCGTCTGA
- a CDS encoding YolD-like family protein, translating into MAKAKVPKRPTRDEFVLEEIGNQITEAYQENSEIVLTVWGREEFVRGQIVVMDSRTGKVHVQQAQDVVKIPFMDIMSVDYPRD; encoded by the coding sequence ATGGCAAAGGCAAAGGTCCCTAAGCGTCCCACGAGAGACGAGTTCGTCCTGGAGGAAATAGGGAACCAAATTACCGAAGCGTATCAGGAGAATTCGGAAATCGTTCTGACGGTCTGGGGCCGGGAGGAGTTCGTGAGAGGGCAGATCGTGGTCATGGATTCCCGCACGGGCAAGGTTCATGTCCAGCAGGCACAGGATGTGGTCAAAATTCCGTTCATGGATATCATGTCCGTGGACTACCCAAGAGATTGA